In a genomic window of Quercus lobata isolate SW786 chromosome 4, ValleyOak3.0 Primary Assembly, whole genome shotgun sequence:
- the LOC115984754 gene encoding uncharacterized protein LOC115984754, protein MTKENGKGWNEELPTALWAHRAAKSQAIRASPFSLVYGTDAIIPIDLVRLAVKLAEIAGIPKEATLEIMEEMHDNAAFHNRLYQANMNARHEGQVRERKFQVGELVWKTTLYV, encoded by the coding sequence ATGACTAAGGAGAATGGAAAGGGATGGAACGAGGAACTTCCTACAGCTTTGTGGGCTCATAGAGCAGCCAAGTCACAAGCTATAAGAGCTTCACCCTTTTCTTTAGTCTATGGCACAGATGCTATTATCCCAATAGATTTAGTAAGGCTAGCAGTGAAACTAGCAGAGATTGCAGGGATACCCAAAGAAGCTACTTTGGAAATTATGGAAGAAATGCATGATAATGCTGCCTTTCATAACCGCCTTTACCAAGCTAATATGAATGCTAGACATGAAGGCCAAGTTAGGGAAAGAAAGTTTCAAGTGGGAGAACTTGTTTGGAAAACTACCCTGTATGTGTGA